In one window of Arachis ipaensis cultivar K30076 chromosome B06, Araip1.1, whole genome shotgun sequence DNA:
- the LOC107645220 gene encoding peptidyl-prolyl cis-trans isomerase CYP63 (The sequence of the model RefSeq protein was modified relative to this genomic sequence to represent the inferred CDS: added 61 bases not found in genome assembly), with product MVMGLEKDPRVFFDVSIGGDPVERIVIQLFAGVVPKTAENFRALCTGEKGIGASTAKPLHYKGTSFHRIIKGFMAQGGDFSRGNGTGGESIYGGKFADENFKLSHDGPGVLSMANSGANTNGSQFFITFKRQPHLDGKHVVFGKVVMGMDILKKIELVGSSDGKPVQPVKIIDCGEVSETKVQHAVEKDKGKKRKSGKSVSPDDGSAKRSRGRRKKTSKDTKRRKKRYSTSDSDSSSSDSYSSDSESDSDFESDPSHSDSSSSSYGKHRKRKGDKRKHEKKRRKGQKHRRRQHARSRRSRHKSKWSSEDSSDTESESSSASGSSSGKEKADRRGSRSKALADNKPERNLDTGKQSSSPPIKSKTISEQGMDTKARRTVDKESHEEGELSPENDELLNNGHDTRAKLSKPSKQQTYSDDSDQNRGASPGRGPAGKSGELNQGHNVLASPGQKASEPASKTQGFSKSPSPHGMPKRIKKGRGFTERYAFARRYRTPSPERSPRAYRYGDRNIRRNFDRNSSYRRYSERSPPRRFRSPPRGGNRPRYQNRRSRSRSISRSPVRGRFRDHGRSQSPVRSPSPEDRRPPISDRLKSRLGPRNDLPSPDKGRSRSKSRSNRSSSSRSPDATPPKRRHDKRTSSRSRSRSSSLSGQKGLVSYGDASPDSGAT from the exons ATGGTGATGGGTTTGGAAAAGGATCCTCGGGTGTTTTTTGATGTCTCAATTGGTGGGGACCCTGTGGAAAGAATTGTAATACAG CTTTTTGCTGGTGTTGTTCCCAAGACAGCTGAGAATTTTCGGGCACTCTGTACAG GGGAGAAGGGCATTGGGGCATCCACTGCGAAACCTTTGCATTATAAAGGGACAAGTTTTCATCGAATAATTAAAGGTTTTATGGCTCAA GGTGGTGATTTTTCAAGGGGCAATG GCACTGGTGGGGAAAGTATATATGGAGGAAAATTTGCAG ATGAAAATTTCAAACTATCACATGATGGACCTGGTGTTCTTTCCATGGCTAATAGTGGAGCTAACACAAATGGGTCTCAGTTCTTTATTACCTTTAAGCGCCAACCACATCTTGATGG TAAACACGTTGTTTTTGGGAAAGTTGTCATGGGAATGGACATCCTGAAGAAAATTGAGCTGGTGGGATCTTCTGATGGGAAACCTGTTCAGCCCGTCAAAATTATTGATTGTGGTGAAGTTTCAGAGACAAAAGTCCAGCATGCTGTTGAGAAGGACAAAG GGAAAAAGAGAAAATCAGGGAAATCTGTATCTCCTGATGATGGTTCTGCCAAAAGATCAAGGGGTAGAAGGAAAAAAACTTCAAAAGATActaagagaaggaagaagagatacTCAACATCAGATAGTGATAGTAGTAGCAGTGACAGTTATTCCTCAGATTCTGAATCAGATTCAGATTTTGAATCAGATCCATCCCATTCTGATTCAAGTTCCTCT AGGGACAAAAGCATAGAAGGCGCCAGCACGCTAGAAGTAGAAGATCAAGACACAAGTCCAAATG GAGTTCAGAGGATTCAAGTGATACAGAAAGTGAAAGTTCTAGTGCTAGTGGCAGTAGTTCTGGCAAGGAAAAGGCTGATCGTCGTGGCTCTAGATCTAAAGCACTTGCTGACAATAAACCAGAAAGGAATTTAG ACACAGGAAAGCAATCTTCTAGTCCCCCTATAAAAAGTAAAACTATTTCAGAACAAGGGATGGATACTAAGGCTAGAAGAACTGTGGACAAGGAATCACATGAAGAAGGTGAACTGTCTCCGGAAAATGATGAACTTCTGAATAATGGGCATGATACTCGGGCCAAACTTAGTAAACCTTCTAAGCAACAGACCTATTCAGATGATTCAGATCAGAATAG AGGTGCAAGTCCTGGAAGAGGTCCTGCTGGGAAGTCTGGGGAGCTAAACCAGGGACACAATGTATTGGCTAGTCCTGGTCAAAAAGCATCTGAACCAGCATCCAAAACTCAGGGCTTTTCGAAAAGTCCTTCACCACATGGTATGCCTAAGCGTATAAAAAAAGGACGTGGCTTTACAGAGCGCTATGCCTTTGCACGCAGATATCGTACTCCATCTCCTGAACGTTCTCCCCGTGCATATCGTTATGGCGATAGAAATATTAGAAGGAACTTTGACAG AAACTCAAGCTACAGAAGATATTCTGAGCGCTCCCCTCCAAGACGTTTCCGGAGCCCACCAAGGGGTGGGAACCGTCCAAG ATACCAAAATAGAAGAAGTCGAAGTAGGAGCATCTCTCGCAGTCCAGTGCGTGGCCGTTTTAGAGACCATGGTCGCAGCCAGAGTCCAGTACGTAGTCCTAGTCCTGAAGACAGGAGGCCTCCAATAAGTGACAGATTGAAATCCCGACTTGGTCCTCGTAATGATCTACCCTCTCCGGACAAAGGCAGGTCAAGGTCCAAATCCAGGAGTAACAGATCTTCTAGTTCCAGATCACCTGATGCGACGCCACCAAAACGACGACATGATAAAAGGACATCATCTCGAAGCAGGTCTAGATCAAGCTCACTGTCTGGACAAAAGGGGTTAGTTTCTTATGGAGATGCAAGTCCTGATTCTGGGGCAACGTAG
- the LOC107645221 gene encoding uncharacterized protein LOC107645221 isoform X1 yields the protein MTRGMARDHHDLEKQIQKQMGCMAGFLHIFDRHHMLAGKRIYSAKTLPPGSDTSPEPENNNAVSDVESTHAPSTPERVTQPPTPEATTPRPKTPVPLPAFEVKEGTRSPWKFSREAPRLSLDSRAVVDAKGALHPRQIRTSSSNNNTPQSPAADVDKQRRSTSVIARLMGLDEPSQDSDPEPELKSELRRSASESRLPRDLNLNQYQYQYRFFDPNGFQLKQLSSRDSASSGNNADNFLDTNAFLKRNGRFSDPKAFTVRNAKAEPTRANISIRNRGAVQRKSFYDSADIFPDTKQHSASIYGEFDRRVKMRGIDEPSKDLDTLKQILEAVQLKGLLHSRNYESTINNHRNLVLEGNDSPIVLMKPERPYGSVLYRTGRLRNDSPPPSSFGYSPRARRNNEILLSPRRQTDNGNMRDVSQARARSLCSATRGESEMRSPNRMRKVSGDSGGINRRVAPVRVSSRIVAPEQHVTSRSPRMRRGTFQKEHKAAMGAAEDAYSTVSESSFSTCSQTDTERLKIEENREGRSLLERCDKLLNSIAEITASGQGESQQPSPVSVLDSSFYKESSSCSPSPVMKRCIDYKEQAGDSEDEMWNESSEDTDFLYVSEILRACNHLPEDSDVFLLLEKQQYLKGNDTSKASTLRRRLIFDTVREILHRNRRLPPWKEASWAENTALLRRIWTEFRRIRGREEEEEVSEELFEVICGVLRKDVAEEGVDEWGERHVEMGDVVLDMERLVFKDLICETIRELAWLRKPQFNKSISVSAYRRKLLF from the exons ATGACGAGAGGAATGGCACGTGACCACCACGATCTCGAGAAACAGATTCAGAAGCAGATGGGTTGCATGGCCGGCTTCCTTCATATCTTCGACCGCCACCACATGCTCGCCGGAAAACGCATCTACTCCGCCAAAACACTCCCTCCC GGAAGCGACACGTCACCGGAGCCGGAAAACAACAACGCTGTGTCTGACGTGGAATCGACACACGCACCGTCCACCCCGGAGCGCGTGACGCAACCTCCCACGCCGGAAGCTACAACTCCGCGACCGAAGACTCCCGTTCCCCTTCCCGCATTCGAAGTCAAGGAAGGCACGCGGTCTCCATGGAAGTTTTCCAGGGAGGCTCCGAGGCTTTCGTTGGATAGCAGAGCCGTCGTTGACGCAAAAGGAGCGCTTCACCCGAGGCAGATCCGAaccagcagcagcaacaacaacacgcCACAATCTCCTGCTGCTGACGTGGACAAGCAGCGCCGATCCACCAGCGTCATTGCAAGGCTCATGGGATTGGACGAGCCTTCCCAAGACTCGGATCCTGAACCGGAGCTGAAATCCGAGCTCCGAAGATCAGCTTCGGAGTCTAGGCTTCCTAGAGATCTGAACCTGAACCAGTATCAGTACCAGTACCGTTTCTTCGACCCTAACGGTTTTCAGCTAAAGCAGTTAAGCTCTCGTGACAGTGCATCGTCCGGTAATAATGCTGATAATTTTCTTGATACCAATGCATTTTTAAAACGCAATGGCAGATTCTCAGATCCAAAAGCTTTCACCGTACGGAACGCCAAGGCAGAGCCAACCAGAGCTAATATCAGTATCAGAAACAGGGGAGCCGTACAGAGGAAGAGCTTCTACGATTCCGCTGACATTTTCCCTGATACCAAACAACACAGTGCATCTATCTACGGCGAGTTCGATCGGAGGGTGAAGATGCGAGGCATCGATGAGCCTTCAAAAGATCTAGACACGCTCAAGCAAATCCTTGAGGCTGTGCAACTCAAAGGTCTCCTCCATTCCCGCAACTACGAGTCTACGATTAACAACCACCGGAACCTTGTATTGGAAGGGAACGACTCTCCTATAGTCTTGATGAAACCAGAGAGGCCTTACGGTTCAGTCTTGTACCGAACGGGTAGGCTCAGGAATGATTCTCCTCCGCCTTCCAGCTTCGGGTACAGTCCCCGGGCTCGTCGAAACAATGAGATATTACTTAGCCCGAGGCGCCAAACTGATAATGGCAACATGAGGGATGTGTCTCAGGCCAGGGCCAGAAGCCTGTGCTCTGCGACGCGCGGTGAGAGCGAAATGAGGAGCCCGAACCGGATGCGGAAGGTGAGTGGTGACTCCGGTGGTATTAACAGAAGAGTTGCTCCGGTTAGAGTTAGCTCGAGGATTGTAGCACCTGAGCAGCACGTGACGAGCCGATCGCCCAGAATGAGAAGAGGGACTTTCCAAAAGGAACATAAAGCGGCGATGGGAGCGGCAGAGGATGCATATTCCACCGTCTCAGAGAGCAGTTTCAGCACTTGCTCACAGACTGATACAGAG AGGTTGAAAATCGAGGAGAACAGGGAAGGGAGGAGTCTACTGGAGAGGTGCGACAAGCTGCTGAACAGCATAGCGGAGATAACGGCATCAGGGCAAGGAGAGTCGCAACAACCGAGTCCGGTATCGGTTCTGGACTCGTCGTTTTACAAGGAGTCGTCGTCGTGTTCGCCATCCCCGGTGATGAAACGGTGCATTGATTACAAAG AGCAAGCAGGGGATTCAGAAGATGAAATGTGGAATGAGTCAAGCGAGGACACCGATTTCCTATACGTTTCGGAGATACTGCGTGCTTGCAACCACTTGCCGGAGGACAGCGACGTCTTCCTTCTGCTGGAGAAGCAGCAGTACCTAAAGGGGAACGACACCTCCAAGGCCTCCACGCTTCGGAGACGTTTGATCTTCGACACAGTTCGCGAAATCCTCCACCGAAACCGCCGCCTTCCGCCCTGGAAAGAGGCCTCCTGGGCTGAGAATACGGCACTGTTGCGGCGGATTTGGACGGAATTTCGGAGGATCCGAGGgagggaggaggaggaggaggtgtcTGAGGAGCTGTTCGAGGTGATATGCGGTGTGCTTAGAAAGGACGTGGCGGAGGAAGGGGTGGACGAATGGGGAGAGCGCCATGTGGAGATGGGAGATGTGGTGTTAGACATGGAGCGCCTCGTGTTCAAGGACCTCATTTGTGAAACCATTAGAGAGCTTGCGTGGTTGAGGAAACCTCAATTTAACAAAAGCATATCAGTCTCTGCGTACCGCAGGAAGTTGTTGTTTTGA
- the LOC107645221 gene encoding uncharacterized protein LOC107645221 isoform X2 has product MTRGMARDHHDLEKQIQKQMGCMAGFLHIFDRHHMLAGKRIYSAKTLPPGSDTSPEPENNNAVSDVESTHAPSTPERVTQPPTPEATTPRPKTPVPLPAFEVKEGTRSPWKFSREAPRLSLDSRAVVDAKGALHPRQIRTSSSNNNTPQSPAADVDKQRRSTSVIARLMGLDEPSQDSDPEPELKSELRRSASESRLPRDLNLNQYQYQYRFFDPNGFQLKQFSDPKAFTVRNAKAEPTRANISIRNRGAVQRKSFYDSADIFPDTKQHSASIYGEFDRRVKMRGIDEPSKDLDTLKQILEAVQLKGLLHSRNYESTINNHRNLVLEGNDSPIVLMKPERPYGSVLYRTGRLRNDSPPPSSFGYSPRARRNNEILLSPRRQTDNGNMRDVSQARARSLCSATRGESEMRSPNRMRKVSGDSGGINRRVAPVRVSSRIVAPEQHVTSRSPRMRRGTFQKEHKAAMGAAEDAYSTVSESSFSTCSQTDTERLKIEENREGRSLLERCDKLLNSIAEITASGQGESQQPSPVSVLDSSFYKESSSCSPSPVMKRCIDYKEQAGDSEDEMWNESSEDTDFLYVSEILRACNHLPEDSDVFLLLEKQQYLKGNDTSKASTLRRRLIFDTVREILHRNRRLPPWKEASWAENTALLRRIWTEFRRIRGREEEEEVSEELFEVICGVLRKDVAEEGVDEWGERHVEMGDVVLDMERLVFKDLICETIRELAWLRKPQFNKSISVSAYRRKLLF; this is encoded by the exons ATGACGAGAGGAATGGCACGTGACCACCACGATCTCGAGAAACAGATTCAGAAGCAGATGGGTTGCATGGCCGGCTTCCTTCATATCTTCGACCGCCACCACATGCTCGCCGGAAAACGCATCTACTCCGCCAAAACACTCCCTCCC GGAAGCGACACGTCACCGGAGCCGGAAAACAACAACGCTGTGTCTGACGTGGAATCGACACACGCACCGTCCACCCCGGAGCGCGTGACGCAACCTCCCACGCCGGAAGCTACAACTCCGCGACCGAAGACTCCCGTTCCCCTTCCCGCATTCGAAGTCAAGGAAGGCACGCGGTCTCCATGGAAGTTTTCCAGGGAGGCTCCGAGGCTTTCGTTGGATAGCAGAGCCGTCGTTGACGCAAAAGGAGCGCTTCACCCGAGGCAGATCCGAaccagcagcagcaacaacaacacgcCACAATCTCCTGCTGCTGACGTGGACAAGCAGCGCCGATCCACCAGCGTCATTGCAAGGCTCATGGGATTGGACGAGCCTTCCCAAGACTCGGATCCTGAACCGGAGCTGAAATCCGAGCTCCGAAGATCAGCTTCGGAGTCTAGGCTTCCTAGAGATCTGAACCTGAACCAGTATCAGTACCAGTACCGTTTCTTCGACCCTAACGGTTTTCAGCTAAAGCA ATTCTCAGATCCAAAAGCTTTCACCGTACGGAACGCCAAGGCAGAGCCAACCAGAGCTAATATCAGTATCAGAAACAGGGGAGCCGTACAGAGGAAGAGCTTCTACGATTCCGCTGACATTTTCCCTGATACCAAACAACACAGTGCATCTATCTACGGCGAGTTCGATCGGAGGGTGAAGATGCGAGGCATCGATGAGCCTTCAAAAGATCTAGACACGCTCAAGCAAATCCTTGAGGCTGTGCAACTCAAAGGTCTCCTCCATTCCCGCAACTACGAGTCTACGATTAACAACCACCGGAACCTTGTATTGGAAGGGAACGACTCTCCTATAGTCTTGATGAAACCAGAGAGGCCTTACGGTTCAGTCTTGTACCGAACGGGTAGGCTCAGGAATGATTCTCCTCCGCCTTCCAGCTTCGGGTACAGTCCCCGGGCTCGTCGAAACAATGAGATATTACTTAGCCCGAGGCGCCAAACTGATAATGGCAACATGAGGGATGTGTCTCAGGCCAGGGCCAGAAGCCTGTGCTCTGCGACGCGCGGTGAGAGCGAAATGAGGAGCCCGAACCGGATGCGGAAGGTGAGTGGTGACTCCGGTGGTATTAACAGAAGAGTTGCTCCGGTTAGAGTTAGCTCGAGGATTGTAGCACCTGAGCAGCACGTGACGAGCCGATCGCCCAGAATGAGAAGAGGGACTTTCCAAAAGGAACATAAAGCGGCGATGGGAGCGGCAGAGGATGCATATTCCACCGTCTCAGAGAGCAGTTTCAGCACTTGCTCACAGACTGATACAGAG AGGTTGAAAATCGAGGAGAACAGGGAAGGGAGGAGTCTACTGGAGAGGTGCGACAAGCTGCTGAACAGCATAGCGGAGATAACGGCATCAGGGCAAGGAGAGTCGCAACAACCGAGTCCGGTATCGGTTCTGGACTCGTCGTTTTACAAGGAGTCGTCGTCGTGTTCGCCATCCCCGGTGATGAAACGGTGCATTGATTACAAAG AGCAAGCAGGGGATTCAGAAGATGAAATGTGGAATGAGTCAAGCGAGGACACCGATTTCCTATACGTTTCGGAGATACTGCGTGCTTGCAACCACTTGCCGGAGGACAGCGACGTCTTCCTTCTGCTGGAGAAGCAGCAGTACCTAAAGGGGAACGACACCTCCAAGGCCTCCACGCTTCGGAGACGTTTGATCTTCGACACAGTTCGCGAAATCCTCCACCGAAACCGCCGCCTTCCGCCCTGGAAAGAGGCCTCCTGGGCTGAGAATACGGCACTGTTGCGGCGGATTTGGACGGAATTTCGGAGGATCCGAGGgagggaggaggaggaggaggtgtcTGAGGAGCTGTTCGAGGTGATATGCGGTGTGCTTAGAAAGGACGTGGCGGAGGAAGGGGTGGACGAATGGGGAGAGCGCCATGTGGAGATGGGAGATGTGGTGTTAGACATGGAGCGCCTCGTGTTCAAGGACCTCATTTGTGAAACCATTAGAGAGCTTGCGTGGTTGAGGAAACCTCAATTTAACAAAAGCATATCAGTCTCTGCGTACCGCAGGAAGTTGTTGTTTTGA
- the LOC107647875 gene encoding guanine nucleotide-binding protein subunit gamma 2, giving the protein MASETASLVETTTVSEKTGKHRILAELKRLDQDIKFLQEELEELEKADNVSIICIGLLQNVESRPDPLLPEIHGAVNVLWDRWFEGPQEPHECTCLIL; this is encoded by the exons ATGGCGTCAGAAACGGCGTCGTTGGTTGAAACGACGACTGTGTCTGAGAAAACAGGGAAGCATAGGATTCTTGCAGAACTCAAGCGCCTCGATCAAGACATCAAATTCCTTCAG GAAGAATTGGAAGAGCTTGAGAAAGCAGATAATGTATCAATCATATGCATAGG TTTGCTGCAAAACGTGGAAAGTAGGCCTGATCCACTTCTTCCCGA AATCCATGGAGCAGTAAACGTGTTATGGGATCGATGGTTTGAAGGTCCTCAGGAGCCACACGAATGTACATGTTTGATTCTATGA